A genomic stretch from Dethiosulfovibrio faecalis includes:
- a CDS encoding aminotransferase: MKIEPFKVEEWMNAYEVGAKYNIAETCVDSISIDELFELVGEDKASFLDALCSRRLTYGDIEGAAPFREGVCRLYRSLEPQNVVPTHGAAGANHHVFYSLLEAGDEVVSIMPTYQQLYSIPESFGVRTKLLNLKEEDGYLPDLKKLGNLVTSKTKMICLNNPNNPTGSLMDLDTLRKIVEIARSADAYILCDEVYRHLTQEDGWNESIADLYEKGISVSSMSKVFSLAGLRLGWIATTDSEAIGKLLSHRDYTLISCGLLDEALAGVALRQGDRLLDRNRSIVRRNLRILDEWVQRQPHVRYVRPKAGTTALVHYDLDMESYDFCREMYHDTGAFVTPGDCFEMGRCMRIGYGSDTETLMDGLAAIDRYIAHKVEAETDKLNEQEGTL, encoded by the coding sequence GTGAAAATCGAGCCTTTCAAGGTGGAAGAATGGATGAACGCCTACGAGGTCGGAGCGAAGTACAACATCGCCGAGACCTGCGTCGATTCCATATCGATCGACGAGCTATTCGAGCTGGTCGGGGAGGACAAAGCGTCCTTTCTGGACGCTCTTTGCTCCAGACGCTTGACCTACGGAGACATAGAGGGAGCCGCACCTTTCCGCGAAGGGGTATGTCGGCTCTACAGGAGCCTCGAGCCACAAAACGTGGTCCCCACCCACGGGGCGGCGGGGGCCAACCACCACGTCTTCTACTCACTTCTCGAGGCAGGAGACGAGGTAGTAAGCATAATGCCGACCTACCAGCAGCTCTACTCCATTCCGGAATCCTTCGGAGTGAGGACGAAGCTTCTGAACTTAAAAGAGGAGGACGGCTATCTGCCGGACCTGAAGAAACTCGGCAACTTGGTCACGTCGAAAACGAAGATGATCTGCCTCAACAACCCGAACAACCCTACGGGATCTCTCATGGACCTCGATACCCTGAGGAAAATAGTCGAGATAGCCCGTTCGGCCGACGCCTACATTCTGTGCGACGAGGTATATCGCCATCTGACCCAGGAGGATGGATGGAACGAGTCCATAGCCGATCTATACGAAAAGGGAATATCGGTCTCCAGCATGAGCAAGGTCTTCTCCCTGGCCGGGTTGAGACTGGGCTGGATAGCTACCACCGACTCGGAGGCTATAGGGAAACTTCTCTCCCACCGAGACTATACCCTGATCAGCTGCGGCCTACTGGACGAGGCCCTGGCGGGAGTCGCCCTGAGACAGGGAGACAGACTACTCGACCGAAACCGGAGTATAGTTCGTCGAAACCTCAGGATACTGGACGAATGGGTTCAAAGACAGCCGCACGTCCGATACGTCAGGCCCAAAGCCGGGACGACCGCCCTGGTCCATTACGATCTGGACATGGAAAGCTACGACTTTTGCCGTGAGATGTACCATGATACCGGAGCCTTCGTCACTCCAGGTGACTGTTTCGAGATGGGACGCTGCATGCGTATAGGCTACGGCTCCGACACGGAGACCCTGATGGATGGCCTGGCGGCAATAGACAGATACATAGCCCACAAGGTCGAAGCGGAAACGGACAAACTGAATGAACAGGAGGGAACTCTATGA
- a CDS encoding ornithine cyclodeaminase family protein: protein MSEIRILSRSNIAHLLALSEVIEAVERAYVQKSTGKGSLWPMVFHEFQSGRADLDIKSGDLGEEGIFGFKLVSWFGDNRDKGLPELFGTAMIFDITSGKPKALLDAGAMTHLRTGAAGAIGAKYLARPDSKNLLMVGTGGLAPFEIAATLSVLPDIENVWISNPRNPRRAIDRIDSIKEKVRSILADSGTGDHGARISVADDLKEAVVKSDVIVTATPSTKPIIRAEWITPGTHLSCMGSDMSGKQELESSLFRRAKVVVDDVEQCLAVGECEIPTKENIFSRNSIHCEIGEIIGGLKPGRTDREEITLFDSTGIALQDLACAALALAKAEERKMGTVVEL from the coding sequence ATGAGCGAAATCCGCATACTGAGCCGATCGAACATAGCTCATCTGCTCGCCCTTTCGGAGGTGATCGAGGCGGTGGAAAGAGCCTACGTCCAAAAGTCGACGGGGAAAGGATCCCTGTGGCCGATGGTTTTCCACGAGTTTCAGTCCGGTCGTGCCGATCTGGACATAAAATCGGGAGACCTGGGCGAAGAGGGAATCTTCGGCTTCAAGTTGGTTTCCTGGTTCGGAGACAACCGCGACAAGGGGCTTCCAGAGCTTTTCGGAACCGCAATGATCTTCGACATAACCTCGGGAAAACCAAAGGCCCTTCTGGACGCCGGGGCTATGACCCATCTCAGGACGGGAGCAGCGGGAGCCATAGGTGCAAAATACCTCGCCCGCCCCGACTCGAAGAATCTCCTGATGGTCGGGACGGGAGGGCTGGCTCCCTTCGAGATAGCGGCGACCCTGTCGGTATTACCGGACATTGAGAACGTCTGGATTTCCAATCCCAGGAATCCCAGACGGGCCATCGACAGGATCGACTCCATAAAAGAGAAGGTTCGCTCTATCTTGGCGGACTCCGGCACCGGAGACCATGGTGCCCGGATTTCCGTCGCTGACGACCTGAAAGAAGCCGTCGTAAAAAGTGACGTCATAGTGACTGCGACTCCCTCGACCAAGCCGATTATTCGGGCCGAATGGATAACCCCGGGAACCCATCTCAGCTGCATGGGCTCCGATATGAGCGGAAAACAGGAGCTGGAATCGTCGCTCTTTCGGAGGGCGAAGGTAGTCGTGGACGACGTGGAACAGTGCTTGGCGGTTGGGGAATGCGAGATACCGACGAAAGAGAACATCTTCTCGAGGAACTCCATTCACTGCGAGATCGGGGAGATAATAGGAGGCCTAAAACCGGGCCGCACCGATCGGGAGGAGATAACCCTTTTCGACTCGACCGGCATAGCCCTACAGGATCTGGCCTGTGCCGCTCTGGCTCTAGCGAAAGCCGAAGAGAGAAAAATGGGAACGGTGGTCGAGCTCTAA
- a CDS encoding ABC transporter ATP-binding protein: MIFDVEEGCFSYPSGDGVLNDVSFSVEEGDVMAVLGPNGAGKTTLLRCMMGLLPWRTGCSRLDGRDIRELSAGELWRKVAYVPQAKGMAFSYSAEEMVLLGRSAYVSTIGQPSKADLASARMAMEIVGISYLRDKPCCRMSGGELQMVLIARALAAEPELLVLDEPESNLDYRNQLIVLDVIEKLARERGICSIFNTHYPAHALRIATKSLLMDGCGHASFGDSKSIINEEAMRSSFSVNVRIDRINVDSDVFDLVVPLHVV, translated from the coding sequence ATGATTTTCGATGTGGAGGAAGGTTGTTTTTCCTATCCTTCGGGCGACGGCGTGCTGAACGATGTCTCTTTCTCCGTGGAGGAGGGGGACGTCATGGCGGTCCTTGGTCCCAACGGAGCGGGAAAGACCACCCTGCTGCGCTGTATGATGGGACTTCTGCCGTGGCGCACGGGATGTAGCCGTCTCGACGGTAGGGATATAAGGGAACTCTCCGCCGGGGAACTGTGGCGGAAGGTGGCCTACGTCCCTCAGGCCAAGGGTATGGCTTTTTCCTACAGTGCCGAGGAGATGGTCCTCCTCGGTCGAAGTGCCTATGTGAGCACGATAGGGCAACCCTCCAAGGCTGATCTCGCCTCTGCCAGGATGGCTATGGAGATAGTCGGGATAAGTTATCTGAGGGATAAGCCCTGTTGCAGGATGAGCGGAGGGGAGCTCCAGATGGTCCTGATAGCCAGAGCCTTGGCGGCGGAGCCCGAGCTTTTGGTCCTGGACGAGCCGGAGTCCAATCTGGATTACAGAAATCAGCTTATCGTTCTGGACGTGATCGAGAAATTGGCCAGAGAGAGGGGAATCTGTTCCATCTTCAACACCCACTATCCCGCCCACGCTCTCAGGATAGCGACGAAATCCCTTCTCATGGACGGCTGCGGCCACGCCAGTTTCGGCGACAGCAAGTCGATAATAAACGAGGAGGCCATGCGCTCCAGTTTCTCCGTGAACGTCAGAATAGACAGGATAAACGTCGATAGCGACGTGTTCGACCTGGTGGTGCCTCTTCACGTTGTGTAG
- a CDS encoding FecCD family ABC transporter permease, which translates to MTKRFDFRLVLLWALVLLPLLAGLFCIGVGRYSLTVGESFKVLARALAFGRDGVDPMNYSVVVNIRLPRVLLALLCGAGLAASGAAFQSIFTNPLATPDTLGVAAGASFGAVLALLFWDNLLWIQAMALVSGLAAVSLTFWISRSRGQSSVLMMILSGVVVSSMFQAFVSLVKYLADPEDKLPAITYWLLGSLSSITYKSLAIGAPFILFGLAVLVATRWKLNVLSLSEDEARSMGLDVNTLRAVIVVAATMITASAISMCGQVGWIGLLVPHVARMLFGSNNRYVVPASISLGAVFMLVIDTVARSATAAEIPVSILTATIGAPFFIFLLKKTGGNRL; encoded by the coding sequence GTGACGAAGCGGTTCGACTTTAGGTTGGTCCTGCTCTGGGCCCTGGTGTTGCTTCCTCTCTTGGCGGGGCTTTTCTGCATCGGCGTGGGCCGCTATTCATTGACCGTAGGGGAGTCCTTTAAAGTGCTTGCCAGGGCCTTGGCTTTCGGTCGTGACGGTGTGGATCCCATGAACTACAGCGTGGTGGTCAACATAAGATTGCCCAGGGTCCTGCTTGCTCTTCTGTGCGGGGCCGGCTTGGCGGCCTCTGGGGCGGCGTTTCAGTCCATCTTCACGAATCCTTTGGCCACCCCTGACACTCTCGGCGTGGCTGCCGGGGCCTCCTTCGGAGCGGTCTTGGCCCTGCTTTTTTGGGACAATCTGTTATGGATTCAGGCGATGGCCCTTGTCTCGGGGTTGGCTGCGGTCTCGCTTACCTTCTGGATAAGCAGGAGCAGAGGCCAATCGTCCGTTTTGATGATGATACTGTCGGGGGTGGTGGTCTCCTCCATGTTCCAGGCCTTCGTCTCCTTGGTGAAGTATCTGGCCGATCCGGAGGACAAGCTTCCTGCCATCACCTACTGGCTTCTGGGGAGCTTGTCGAGCATAACCTATAAGAGCCTCGCCATAGGGGCGCCTTTTATACTCTTCGGGTTGGCGGTGCTCGTTGCGACCAGGTGGAAGCTCAACGTCCTGTCCCTGTCGGAGGACGAGGCCCGTTCTATGGGATTGGACGTAAATACCCTGCGGGCCGTGATAGTGGTCGCTGCGACCATGATAACTGCCTCGGCCATCTCCATGTGCGGCCAGGTGGGCTGGATCGGACTTCTTGTACCTCACGTGGCGAGGATGCTCTTCGGGAGCAACAATCGCTACGTGGTCCCGGCTAGCATCAGCCTGGGAGCGGTGTTCATGCTGGTAATAGACACGGTAGCCAGAAGCGCCACCGCGGCGGAGATTCCAGTGTCCATATTGACCGCTACCATAGGGGCTCCCTTTTTCATATTCCTGCTTAAAAAGACGGGAGGGAACAGACTATGA
- a CDS encoding ABC transporter substrate-binding protein → MRRTILSIFAVSLLVQLAAGAAFATDSRRVVVDQTGTEVSIPEKVERVVITSPWPLPSVYVLFHGSADKLIGMHPASLSAAKYSLLPRIAPEVVEVDSSFIKNGEINVEELLKMRPDVVLYNASNLRNKAIFEKAGIPAVAFSTSVEKFNVMNTLNSWVKLLGEVFQKEDSVKEIVDYGRQTYDAIQSRLAGLAEEDKPRVLILFHYSETQFMTSGSNFYGQYWCDASGAVNVASELRGMTDINMEQVYEWNPDIIYITNFSSFMPEDLYENKALPNHDWSGVKAVREGRVYKFPLGIYRWFPPSGDSPLNLKFLAKHNHPELFEDMDLDKEVRDYYRRFYHMDLSDEEVDRIFHPVREAAGGV, encoded by the coding sequence GTGAGAAGAACGATTTTATCCATATTCGCGGTCTCTCTTTTGGTCCAACTGGCTGCGGGTGCCGCTTTTGCGACCGATTCTCGCAGGGTCGTGGTCGATCAGACCGGGACGGAGGTGTCCATCCCTGAAAAGGTCGAGAGGGTGGTTATAACCTCCCCCTGGCCTCTCCCCTCGGTGTACGTACTCTTTCACGGGTCGGCGGATAAGCTGATAGGGATGCACCCCGCCTCTCTCAGCGCCGCCAAGTATTCGTTGTTGCCCCGGATCGCTCCGGAGGTCGTGGAGGTCGACTCGTCCTTTATAAAAAACGGGGAGATCAACGTGGAGGAGCTGTTGAAAATGAGACCTGACGTGGTGCTCTACAACGCCTCCAACCTCAGGAACAAGGCCATATTCGAGAAGGCCGGAATTCCCGCGGTGGCCTTCAGTACCTCGGTGGAGAAGTTCAACGTGATGAATACCCTGAACAGCTGGGTAAAGCTTTTGGGTGAGGTCTTCCAGAAGGAGGATTCCGTTAAGGAGATAGTGGATTACGGCAGACAGACCTACGATGCCATACAGTCTCGTCTGGCCGGACTGGCCGAGGAGGACAAGCCCAGGGTGCTGATACTGTTTCACTACAGCGAGACCCAGTTCATGACCTCCGGGAGCAACTTCTACGGCCAGTACTGGTGCGATGCCTCCGGTGCTGTGAACGTGGCCTCCGAGCTGAGGGGAATGACGGATATAAACATGGAGCAGGTCTACGAGTGGAATCCCGACATAATATACATAACGAATTTCTCCAGCTTCATGCCGGAGGATCTCTACGAGAACAAGGCCCTGCCGAACCACGATTGGAGCGGGGTCAAGGCCGTAAGAGAGGGAAGGGTGTACAAGTTTCCTCTGGGAATATACCGTTGGTTTCCCCCGTCGGGAGACTCTCCTCTGAACCTGAAGTTCCTGGCCAAGCACAACCACCCGGAGCTTTTCGAGGACATGGATCTCGATAAGGAGGTACGGGATTACTACAGGAGGTTCTATCACATGGATCTCTCCGACGAAGAGGTGGACAGGATCTTCCATCCCGTTAGAGAGGCAGCCGGAGGGGTCTGA
- a CDS encoding nitrogenase component 1: MHKLTVSLPPFSPDYSGVCSALFELGGMLLIHDASGCTGNYTGYDEPRWYGSRAQVYCTALRELDAVLGNDDKLIDRILEAAEDLNPRFIGLMGSPVPTVIGVDFHGIAREIEARSGIPSFGFATTGLQLYDVGVSDALIRIAERFVRPCGDRASGTLNLLGATPLDFGIENLVPDMRTEFEDMGYRVLSTFAMGSSLDDLSKAASASVNVVISASGYRLAEWFFDRHGIPFVVGQPVGRAQREGLCRLIEEAEFSGESRLPESPCSAEASAFLIGEQVTAMSIGRCLKDDYGIPVNVGCPFMTIPPLKGDGVLSLPSEESVEAVLKDEGYSLVVGDPLYRSLLRRSAIFVDVPHVAVSSKLHWNDPIRLVGDGLDGLLKGVVLE, from the coding sequence ATGCATAAGCTTACGGTCTCTCTTCCGCCCTTCTCGCCCGATTATTCCGGGGTCTGTTCCGCCCTGTTCGAGCTGGGGGGCATGCTGCTTATCCACGATGCCTCGGGCTGTACGGGAAACTACACGGGGTACGACGAGCCCAGATGGTACGGCTCCAGGGCCCAGGTGTACTGTACGGCTCTTAGGGAGCTGGATGCCGTTCTTGGAAACGACGATAAGCTGATAGACAGAATTCTGGAGGCTGCTGAGGACCTGAATCCGAGGTTTATCGGTCTCATGGGCAGTCCCGTTCCCACCGTTATAGGCGTCGATTTCCACGGCATAGCCAGGGAGATAGAGGCCAGGAGCGGGATCCCTTCCTTCGGTTTCGCCACGACCGGGTTACAGCTGTACGACGTAGGGGTTTCCGATGCCCTGATCCGCATAGCCGAGAGGTTCGTCCGTCCCTGTGGAGATCGGGCCTCCGGCACCCTGAACCTCCTCGGGGCCACTCCCTTGGATTTCGGCATAGAAAACCTTGTCCCCGACATGAGGACCGAGTTCGAGGATATGGGCTATCGAGTGCTGTCCACCTTCGCCATGGGATCGTCTCTTGACGATCTGTCGAAGGCCGCATCAGCTTCGGTGAACGTGGTGATTTCCGCCTCGGGCTATCGTCTGGCCGAATGGTTTTTCGATCGCCACGGCATCCCCTTCGTGGTGGGGCAGCCGGTGGGCAGGGCCCAGAGAGAGGGTCTATGCCGGTTAATCGAGGAGGCCGAATTTTCAGGGGAATCCCGTCTGCCCGAGTCTCCATGTTCAGCCGAGGCCTCCGCTTTTTTGATAGGGGAGCAGGTTACCGCAATGTCTATCGGACGATGTCTTAAGGACGATTACGGGATACCGGTTAATGTCGGTTGTCCCTTCATGACGATCCCTCCTCTTAAGGGCGACGGAGTCCTGTCTCTCCCCTCCGAGGAGTCCGTAGAGGCGGTTCTGAAGGACGAGGGGTATTCGCTGGTGGTCGGGGATCCTCTCTACAGGTCCCTGCTTCGCCGGTCCGCTATCTTCGTAGATGTCCCTCATGTCGCTGTGTCCAGTAAGCTCCATTGGAACGATCCGATCAGACTGGTCGGAGACGGTTTGGATGGTTTATTGAAAGGAGTAGTTCTAGAGTGA
- a CDS encoding nitrogenase component 1 produces MRSCCGCPVASGIFRNTVRYCSPSHGGWGIVRTAMLVPECHQLFVSPFACGRHGALGALVQGFKDRLSYLYIDEADIVSGGYEELIPEAVDRLLDRLVKEPRALMIVVSCLDDLLCTDHEAFLAVIRERHPGLRVGVGHMNPISLDGNVPPAVNIQRSMYGLLERSDEPSIPGTAAFYGNNVPLDEEGEIFEVLRTSGFHDVRHISGCSDFDDFDELSRMSLNLAPTPTGRLAAKDAERALGIDSEYVPVSYDFDEIDECYGRLLSRSGRSMDLGDYRREAQRSLDETANRLDGLPVVVDASATVRPFCLARTLLMNGFKVETVYAQKCIPLDRPYLEWISENFPDTEVLQPEHHRSPIAREAESFRLAVGFEGAYLSGARYVANVANDETLYGYHGVSKLAAMMARAVERPTDLRALLDDYGIVV; encoded by the coding sequence ATGCGTAGCTGTTGCGGTTGTCCAGTCGCGTCGGGGATATTCCGAAATACGGTGCGCTACTGTTCCCCCTCTCACGGCGGATGGGGCATAGTGAGGACCGCCATGCTTGTTCCCGAGTGTCATCAGCTTTTCGTGTCACCCTTCGCCTGCGGTCGTCACGGAGCTCTGGGGGCTTTAGTTCAGGGTTTCAAGGACAGACTTTCCTACCTCTATATCGACGAGGCCGACATAGTCTCCGGTGGCTACGAGGAGTTGATCCCCGAGGCGGTGGATCGTCTTCTGGATCGTCTGGTTAAGGAGCCGAGGGCCTTGATGATAGTGGTCAGCTGTCTGGACGACCTGCTCTGTACCGACCACGAGGCTTTTCTGGCTGTCATAAGAGAACGTCATCCGGGGCTAAGAGTGGGAGTAGGGCATATGAACCCCATCTCCCTGGACGGCAACGTTCCGCCGGCGGTCAATATACAGAGGTCCATGTACGGTCTTCTGGAACGTTCCGACGAGCCGTCCATCCCTGGGACTGCGGCCTTTTACGGCAACAACGTGCCTCTGGACGAAGAAGGAGAGATCTTCGAGGTCCTCAGGACCTCCGGATTTCACGACGTACGTCATATCTCCGGCTGTTCCGATTTCGACGATTTTGACGAGCTCTCCAGGATGTCCCTTAACCTGGCGCCGACCCCGACCGGGCGGCTGGCGGCGAAGGACGCAGAGAGGGCGTTGGGAATCGATTCCGAGTACGTTCCCGTGAGCTACGATTTCGACGAGATAGACGAGTGCTACGGCAGACTGCTCTCTCGGTCCGGAAGGTCCATGGATCTGGGGGATTACCGTAGGGAGGCCCAGAGATCGCTGGACGAGACGGCGAATAGGCTGGACGGACTGCCTGTGGTGGTGGATGCCTCCGCCACGGTCCGACCCTTCTGTTTGGCCAGGACCCTCCTAATGAACGGTTTCAAGGTTGAGACGGTCTACGCCCAGAAGTGCATACCGCTGGACCGGCCCTATCTGGAATGGATATCGGAGAATTTTCCCGATACCGAGGTGCTTCAGCCGGAGCATCATAGGTCTCCCATTGCGAGGGAGGCCGAATCGTTCCGCCTGGCGGTGGGGTTCGAGGGGGCGTATCTTTCCGGAGCGCGGTACGTGGCCAACGTGGCCAACGACGAGACCCTGTACGGTTATCACGGCGTCTCCAAGTTGGCGGCCATGATGGCTCGGGCGGTGGAGCGTCCCACGGACCTCAGGGCTCTGTTGGACGATTACGGGATAGTGGTCTAG
- a CDS encoding AAA family ATPase, which produces MRKIAIYGKGGIGKSTTTSNLSAALSSMGYRVMQIGCDPKSDSTTGLNGGRDVPTVLDALRNNPEGVTLDDIVVQGAGGVLCVEAGGPTPGIGCAGRGIITAFEKLEELDAYEIYRPDIVLYDVLGDVVCGGFAMPIRGGYARDVFIVTSGEKMALFAANNIATALSNFKSRGYARLSGLILNSRNIEKEVEMVEDLAGRIGTSVVEVLSRSPMVQRAEDGNGTVVGLFPDSPMAKEYVSLAEKVLERSVDDA; this is translated from the coding sequence ATGAGAAAAATAGCTATATACGGTAAGGGCGGCATAGGAAAATCCACGACGACTTCGAACCTTTCTGCGGCTCTGTCGTCCATGGGGTACAGGGTCATGCAGATAGGGTGCGATCCCAAGTCCGACTCGACCACCGGTTTGAACGGCGGAAGGGATGTTCCGACGGTTCTGGACGCTTTGAGAAACAACCCGGAAGGAGTGACCCTGGACGATATAGTCGTCCAGGGGGCAGGAGGGGTTCTCTGCGTCGAGGCGGGAGGACCGACCCCCGGCATAGGGTGTGCCGGCAGGGGGATAATAACGGCTTTCGAGAAGCTGGAGGAGCTGGACGCCTACGAGATATACAGGCCCGACATAGTCCTGTACGACGTGTTGGGCGACGTGGTGTGCGGAGGATTCGCCATGCCGATAAGGGGAGGCTACGCCAGAGACGTGTTCATAGTGACCTCGGGAGAGAAGATGGCCCTATTCGCGGCGAACAACATAGCCACGGCTCTGTCTAACTTCAAGTCCAGGGGCTATGCCAGGCTCTCCGGCCTGATCCTCAACTCGAGAAACATCGAGAAAGAGGTCGAGATGGTGGAAGATTTGGCTGGCCGCATAGGTACGTCCGTGGTGGAGGTGCTCAGCAGAAGCCCCATGGTTCAGAGGGCCGAGGACGGGAACGGAACCGTCGTTGGCCTTTTCCCCGACAGCCCCATGGCGAAGGAGTACGTTTCACTGGCCGAGAAGGTCCTGGAGAGGAGCGTCGACGATGCGTAG
- a CDS encoding ABC transporter ATP-binding protein — protein sequence MDVQGERVEMNAEGLRLDGISKGYGKTKVLSGFSLEVPSGELCCLLGPSGCGKTTALRIVTGLLAPDEGRVLLGGRDITKLPPGARNIGMVFQNYALFPHLDVYENVAYGLRRRRFSKKRIAAKVAEALSMVRLKGYEERRISELSGGQQQRVALARSLVIEPELLLLDEPLSNLDARLRSDLREDLRTVVEDLKVTTLLVTHDQEEAMSIADRIVVMNSGSIEQQGMPRDLYQRPATPFVADFLGRVNMLDPSIFRSFSKDLDSLPSDCLVAIRPEKIDLSRPAEGYPVGRIAKRTFMGAVVRYSVKLDEVDVPIKVDLPTDREGFQNDEMVGLSFSVGDMSIFK from the coding sequence TTGGATGTTCAGGGAGAACGTGTCGAGATGAACGCCGAAGGACTCAGATTGGACGGAATATCCAAGGGGTACGGAAAGACGAAAGTCCTGTCGGGGTTTTCCTTGGAGGTCCCTTCAGGAGAGCTCTGTTGCCTTCTGGGACCGTCGGGATGTGGAAAAACGACGGCTCTCCGCATAGTCACGGGACTTCTGGCTCCCGACGAGGGCAGAGTCCTGCTCGGAGGAAGGGATATAACAAAACTGCCTCCCGGCGCTAGAAATATAGGAATGGTCTTTCAGAACTACGCTCTTTTCCCTCATCTGGACGTGTACGAAAACGTGGCCTACGGTCTGAGACGGCGCAGATTCTCCAAAAAGAGGATCGCGGCCAAGGTTGCAGAGGCCCTTTCCATGGTCCGTCTGAAAGGGTACGAGGAAAGAAGGATATCCGAGTTATCGGGGGGACAGCAGCAGCGAGTGGCCTTGGCCAGATCTCTGGTTATAGAGCCGGAACTGCTGCTCCTGGACGAGCCGCTTTCGAACCTGGATGCCAGGCTTCGATCCGATCTCAGGGAGGACCTCAGAACGGTGGTGGAGGATCTGAAGGTGACCACTCTGTTGGTTACCCACGATCAAGAGGAGGCCATGAGCATAGCGGATCGTATCGTGGTGATGAATTCCGGAAGTATAGAGCAGCAGGGAATGCCGAGAGACCTCTATCAGAGACCGGCAACCCCGTTCGTCGCCGATTTCCTGGGAAGGGTGAACATGCTCGATCCCTCGATTTTCCGATCGTTTAGCAAAGACCTCGATTCTCTGCCGTCGGATTGCCTCGTGGCTATAAGGCCGGAGAAAATCGATCTATCGCGTCCAGCCGAAGGATATCCCGTTGGAAGGATAGCCAAGAGGACTTTCATGGGGGCGGTTGTCCGTTACTCTGTGAAGCTGGATGAGGTCGACGTACCGATCAAGGTCGATCTGCCGACCGACAGGGAGGGTTTCCAGAACGACGAGATGGTCGGTCTGTCCTTCTCCGTCGGTGACATGTCTATTTTTAAGTGA